A DNA window from Chryseobacterium scophthalmum contains the following coding sequences:
- the porW gene encoding type IX secretion system periplasmic lipoprotein PorW/SprE: protein MKKNIVFLLVAIIVVSCGTKVKKPEARSKFLKGFSTYYNTLFNAKDALNSEFTERDKAHKDNFYAPYIPILTYEEQPLGSDLGQSSAFAENSMKMAEVNRPQQNARNAPGMPPNPGMPGNMPQDPNNPGGNKGATVLEIAEAKALKAINKYSVIRKGEEQNKTIFDAYIILAQSRIYQGKAIKALDALNYVFTHMKEDKRLPLAHIYEALAYSQIKNYHKSDEIFNKLKSEKLSKDHDKLLSIYYAESLLDHGKKEESIKELDRAFELNSNRKLKSRIAFLRGQVLQETGKQELARESFLAAYKYANDFEFEVKSQIEIAKTFNGKGNYEGAKDYLEKISKKGTYGSRKNEFFYALGLMANKAGKKKEAQEFFRKSLLEKVSDGQVRGLAYYEIGKDYLDRNDYIGAGAYYDSALVAMTYEPSKILLQDQSNYIKKISKNYYLIKKNDSILSLAKMSDAQKTDYFAKYIEKLKIKEEREEQERRRAERSKGFDTGDYNANSLFANSSNSFEDFGIAAKGFYFGNTGTVSKGTSTFKQVWGDRALVDNWRYSKKMASLQDMKNEALGVTSAPNPRRFEPSFYIEQIPSDAGKLSQLKKDRDTASLGLGVMYQNYFTNTPLATKTLYDLVDVKPEEKVMLQALYEIFAMNHEKNPQAAARAKQILLTDYPYSSFAEFARNPKSNTFVKSSEEVENEYKMAFALYESEKFAESQGKIEQVVLKYPKDALVPKLNLLNAFNAGKTSGKEVMILQLEQIVLNYAKTPEGIKAKEMLNYLKSDIAFQATDNKGNKMQNDPFNEPGQPSNNQQSQNSNFAPSNTGNSQMNNNVPQNNNIPKKPGNNTMQKLQQTTGEVKTMKQ from the coding sequence ATGAAAAAAAATATAGTATTCCTTTTAGTAGCGATTATTGTCGTTTCCTGTGGCACGAAAGTGAAAAAACCGGAAGCCAGATCAAAGTTTTTAAAAGGATTTTCAACCTATTACAATACCCTGTTTAATGCAAAAGATGCTTTAAACAGTGAGTTTACGGAAAGAGACAAAGCTCATAAAGATAATTTTTATGCGCCCTATATTCCCATATTAACTTACGAAGAGCAACCTTTGGGAAGTGATTTGGGACAATCTTCAGCTTTTGCAGAAAATTCTATGAAAATGGCTGAAGTCAACCGACCACAACAAAATGCAAGAAATGCACCCGGAATGCCTCCAAATCCTGGAATGCCTGGAAATATGCCTCAAGATCCTAACAATCCGGGAGGAAACAAAGGTGCTACAGTTTTAGAAATTGCTGAAGCAAAAGCTTTGAAAGCAATTAATAAATATTCTGTCATCAGAAAAGGAGAGGAGCAGAACAAAACAATCTTTGATGCCTACATTATTCTGGCTCAATCTAGAATTTATCAGGGAAAAGCAATTAAAGCTTTAGATGCTTTAAACTATGTTTTCACTCACATGAAGGAAGATAAAAGACTTCCTTTAGCTCATATTTACGAAGCTTTAGCGTATTCACAAATTAAAAATTATCATAAATCTGATGAAATTTTTAATAAACTTAAAAGTGAAAAATTAAGCAAAGATCATGATAAACTGTTGAGCATTTATTACGCTGAATCTCTTTTGGATCATGGTAAAAAAGAAGAATCTATAAAAGAATTAGACCGTGCTTTTGAGCTGAACAGCAACAGAAAACTAAAAAGCAGAATTGCATTTTTGAGAGGACAGGTTTTACAAGAAACAGGAAAACAAGAGCTTGCAAGAGAGAGCTTTTTAGCCGCTTACAAATATGCCAATGATTTTGAATTTGAAGTAAAATCTCAGATCGAGATCGCCAAAACATTCAACGGAAAAGGAAACTATGAAGGAGCTAAAGATTATCTTGAAAAAATAAGCAAAAAAGGAACTTATGGATCAAGAAAGAATGAATTTTTCTATGCTTTAGGTTTAATGGCCAACAAAGCCGGTAAGAAAAAAGAAGCACAGGAATTTTTTAGAAAATCACTGCTTGAAAAAGTTTCAGACGGACAGGTGAGAGGTTTGGCTTATTATGAAATCGGTAAAGATTATTTGGACAGAAATGATTATATCGGAGCAGGAGCTTATTATGATTCTGCATTGGTTGCAATGACGTATGAACCTTCTAAAATTTTGCTGCAAGATCAGTCTAATTACATTAAAAAGATCTCTAAAAACTATTATTTAATTAAGAAAAACGACAGTATTCTGTCTTTGGCAAAAATGTCAGATGCGCAGAAAACTGATTATTTCGCAAAGTATATAGAGAAACTGAAAATTAAAGAAGAAAGAGAAGAACAAGAAAGGAGACGCGCCGAAAGAAGCAAAGGTTTTGATACCGGAGATTACAATGCCAATTCTCTTTTTGCGAACAGCTCAAATTCTTTCGAAGATTTTGGGATTGCAGCAAAAGGTTTTTATTTTGGAAACACAGGGACAGTAAGCAAAGGTACATCCACCTTTAAACAGGTTTGGGGAGATCGTGCTTTGGTTGATAACTGGCGTTATTCTAAAAAAATGGCATCCCTTCAAGACATGAAGAATGAAGCTTTGGGAGTGACTTCTGCACCCAATCCGAGACGTTTTGAACCTTCATTTTATATTGAGCAAATTCCTTCAGATGCCGGAAAATTATCTCAGTTGAAGAAGGATAGAGATACTGCTTCATTAGGTCTTGGAGTAATGTATCAGAATTATTTTACCAATACTCCTTTAGCAACAAAAACGCTTTATGATTTGGTAGATGTAAAACCAGAAGAAAAAGTAATGCTTCAGGCTTTGTATGAAATTTTTGCGATGAATCATGAGAAAAATCCACAAGCTGCAGCAAGAGCAAAACAAATTTTATTGACTGATTATCCTTATAGTTCTTTTGCAGAATTCGCAAGAAATCCTAAAAGCAATACTTTTGTAAAGTCTTCAGAAGAAGTTGAAAACGAATACAAAATGGCTTTTGCCTTGTATGAATCTGAAAAGTTTGCAGAAAGTCAGGGTAAAATAGAGCAGGTGGTTCTTAAATATCCTAAAGATGCGTTAGTTCCTAAACTAAATCTTTTAAATGCATTCAATGCAGGAAAAACAAGCGGAAAAGAAGTGATGATTCTGCAGCTTGAGCAAATCGTTTTGAATTACGCTAAAACTCCTGAAGGAATTAAAGCTAAAGAAATGCTGAATTATCTGAAAAGCGATATCGCATTCCAGGCAACCGATAATAAAGGAAATAAAATGCAAAATGACCCTTTTAACGAACCGGGACAACCTAGTAATAATCAGCAGTCTCAAAACAGTAATTTTGCTCCAAGCAATACTGGTAATTCTCAGATGAATAATAATGTTCCACAGAATAATAATATTCCGAAAAAACCAGGAAATAATACAATGCAGAAGCTTCAGCAAACGACAGGCGAAGTGAAAACAATGAAACAATAA
- the tsaB gene encoding tRNA (adenosine(37)-N6)-threonylcarbamoyltransferase complex dimerization subunit type 1 TsaB has translation MKILYLETSSKNCSVAISDGEKLLCSTEEVSENYKQSESLHTFVEWALEGAKLSIKDIEAISLGKGPGSYTGLRIGAASAKGFCYGLKIPLIAVNSMESMIEPFLGQNYDLIIPLVDARRMEVYTAVYDGISGEELVQTEAKVLDENSFKELKDKKILFVGDGALKAKEILQLPNAEFNTEIYPSAQFLIKKTLEKIKNEDFEDIAYFEPFYLKDFHGVKKKTKSEE, from the coding sequence ATGAAAATATTATATCTCGAAACCTCCTCAAAAAACTGTTCAGTAGCCATTTCAGATGGTGAAAAACTGCTTTGCTCTACAGAAGAGGTTTCAGAAAACTATAAACAGAGCGAGTCGCTCCATACTTTTGTAGAATGGGCTTTGGAAGGTGCTAAATTATCAATAAAAGATATTGAAGCCATTTCTTTAGGAAAAGGTCCTGGTTCTTATACAGGTTTGAGAATTGGAGCCGCCTCTGCGAAAGGTTTTTGCTACGGACTTAAAATTCCTTTGATTGCGGTCAATTCCATGGAAAGCATGATAGAGCCTTTTTTAGGGCAAAACTATGACTTAATCATCCCTTTGGTCGATGCAAGACGAATGGAGGTTTATACCGCTGTTTACGATGGAATTTCGGGGGAAGAACTTGTTCAGACCGAAGCTAAAGTTTTAGATGAAAATTCTTTTAAAGAATTAAAAGATAAAAAAATACTTTTTGTAGGTGACGGAGCGTTAAAAGCAAAAGAAATACTGCAGCTTCCGAATGCAGAATTTAACACTGAAATATATCCTTCTGCTCAGTTTTTAATAAAGAAAACTTTAGAAAAAATAAAGAATGAAGATTTTGAAGATATAGCTTATTTTGAGCCATTCTATCTTAAAGATTTTCATGGAGTAAAGAAAAAAACAAAAAGCGAAGAATAA
- a CDS encoding virulence RhuM family protein, with product MKEEIQKFLIYNTPNEKVRVDVFLQNETLWLTQKAMANLFETTPQNITIHLKNIFESGELSEMATCKEFLQVQKEGNRMVERNQKFYNLDAIISVGYRVNSSKATQFRIWATQTLKEFIIKGFVIDDERLKQGQNVFGKDYFKELLQRIRSIRASERRVYQQITDIFAECSIDYDRNSEITKNFYAMVQNKFHFAITGKTAAEIIYKTADCTKENMGLTSWKNAPDGRVLKQDILIAKNYLQETEIKQLERTVSGYFDYIEGLIERQNTFTMESLAKSVNRFLDFNEYRILEGKGNISKIAAEKKAIKEYETFNKTQKIISDFDKQIKKLGKD from the coding sequence ATGAAAGAAGAGATTCAAAAATTTTTAATTTATAACACGCCTAATGAAAAAGTTAGAGTTGATGTTTTTTTACAAAATGAAACACTCTGGCTAACTCAAAAGGCAATGGCGAATTTATTTGAAACAACACCTCAAAATATTACAATTCATTTAAAAAATATTTTTGAGAGTGGAGAACTTAGTGAAATGGCAACTTGTAAGGAATTCTTACAGGTTCAAAAAGAAGGTAATAGAATGGTTGAAAGAAACCAAAAATTCTATAATCTTGATGCTATAATTTCAGTTGGTTATCGTGTCAATTCATCCAAAGCGACCCAATTTAGAATTTGGGCAACACAGACTTTGAAAGAATTTATCATCAAAGGTTTTGTGATAGATGATGAAAGATTGAAACAAGGTCAAAATGTATTTGGTAAAGATTATTTTAAAGAACTTCTGCAGAGAATCCGCTCTATTCGAGCAAGTGAAAGAAGAGTTTACCAACAAATCACCGATATTTTTGCTGAGTGTAGTATTGATTATGATAGAAATTCTGAGATTACGAAAAACTTTTACGCAATGGTTCAGAATAAATTTCATTTTGCAATTACCGGAAAAACTGCTGCTGAAATTATTTATAAAACTGCCGATTGTACCAAAGAAAATATGGGCTTAACATCTTGGAAAAATGCTCCGGATGGAAGAGTTTTGAAGCAAGATATTTTAATAGCTAAAAATTACCTTCAAGAAACAGAAATTAAACAACTGGAAAGAACCGTGTCAGGATATTTTGATTATATAGAAGGGTTGATTGAAAGACAAAATACTTTTACAATGGAATCTTTGGCTAAAAGTGTCAATCGGTTTTTAGATTTTAACGAATACAGAATTCTGGAAGGAAAAGGAAATATATCTAAAATTGCTGCAGAAAAAAAAGCAATTAAAGAATATGAGACTTTTAACAAAACTCAAAAAATAATTTCGGACTTTGATAAGCAAATTAAAAAATTAGGAAAAGATTAA
- a CDS encoding nuclear transport factor 2 family protein has product MRFFPILFLFCFVFGFSQNYSKDEKAILLQTKKLDSLMMNNDTQIIDLFCSDVSFGHSNSWIQNLEDFKKDFSSKKVSYKEITQLEISELKQFKNTVSIRRTIKVAGLYKNQSFEMKLALLEIWIKKKSNWKLWSRQSVEIKP; this is encoded by the coding sequence ATGAGGTTCTTCCCTATTCTATTTTTGTTTTGCTTTGTTTTTGGATTTTCTCAAAATTATTCAAAAGATGAGAAAGCGATTTTATTACAAACAAAAAAGCTGGATTCTCTGATGATGAATAATGATACTCAAATTATTGATTTATTTTGTTCAGATGTTTCGTTTGGTCATTCTAATAGCTGGATTCAAAATTTGGAAGATTTTAAGAAAGATTTTTCATCAAAAAAAGTAAGCTATAAAGAAATTACACAACTTGAAATTTCAGAATTAAAACAGTTTAAAAATACAGTAAGCATTCGAAGAACCATAAAAGTTGCTGGTCTTTATAAAAATCAGAGTTTTGAAATGAAACTGGCTTTACTTGAAATCTGGATAAAAAAGAAATCTAATTGGAAATTGTGGAGCCGGCAAAGTGTGGAAATAAAGCCATAA
- a CDS encoding SDR family NAD(P)-dependent oxidoreductase, with amino-acid sequence MKTILITGATSGIGKSTAELLAKQGNRIIICGRRPEVLESVKAELSSLTEVFSLKFDVRNLEEVETAISSLPEEWKNIDVLINNAGNAHGLEPLSAGSTDDWDSMIDGNVKGLLYVSKTLIPMMKERNSGQIINISSVAARQTYANGVVYCATKKAVDVISEGMRIELTEFGIRVTNIQPGAVETDFSLIRFKGDQERAATVYAGYEALKAEDIADAIAYCINAPQHVTVSDMTIYPSAQSEPRTIYRKG; translated from the coding sequence ATGAAAACAATACTCATCACCGGAGCGACTTCCGGAATAGGAAAATCTACCGCTGAACTTTTAGCAAAACAAGGAAACAGAATTATTATCTGTGGAAGACGACCAGAAGTTTTGGAGTCTGTAAAGGCAGAATTATCATCTTTAACTGAAGTTTTTAGTTTAAAATTTGATGTGAGAAATCTTGAAGAAGTAGAAACCGCCATCTCATCACTTCCTGAAGAATGGAAAAACATTGATGTACTGATTAATAACGCAGGAAATGCACACGGTTTAGAGCCCCTTTCGGCTGGAAGTACAGACGATTGGGATTCTATGATTGATGGAAATGTAAAAGGACTTTTATACGTTTCTAAAACGCTTATTCCAATGATGAAAGAAAGAAATTCTGGTCAGATTATTAATATCAGTTCAGTTGCAGCAAGACAAACTTATGCGAATGGCGTTGTGTATTGTGCTACCAAAAAAGCGGTTGATGTTATTTCTGAAGGAATGAGGATCGAATTGACAGAATTTGGAATTCGTGTGACGAATATTCAACCAGGAGCTGTAGAAACCGATTTTTCTTTAATCAGATTTAAAGGAGATCAGGAAAGAGCAGCAACGGTTTATGCTGGTTATGAAGCTTTGAAAGCTGAAGATATTGCTGATGCGATTGCTTATTGCATCAACGCTCCGCAACATGTAACGGTTTCAGATATGACAATTTATCCAAGCGCACAAAGCGAACCGAGAACGATTTACAGAAAAGGATAA
- a CDS encoding YraN family protein, whose product MADHNDLGKLAEDLAVQFLQENGYKILVRNFRYQKAEIDIIAEKDNLIIITEVKARSTDFFILPQEAVTKGKIKLIVTAANHFMEEFNKDQEVRFDIISVLPDEKGKLIIEHIEDAFEAFDAN is encoded by the coding sequence ATGGCAGATCACAACGACCTCGGCAAACTAGCAGAAGATTTGGCAGTTCAGTTTTTACAGGAAAACGGCTACAAAATTCTTGTGCGAAACTTCCGTTATCAAAAAGCTGAGATCGATATTATCGCTGAAAAAGATAATTTAATTATTATAACAGAAGTAAAAGCGAGATCGACCGATTTTTTCATTTTGCCTCAGGAAGCTGTTACAAAAGGTAAGATCAAACTTATTGTTACGGCAGCCAATCATTTTATGGAAGAATTTAATAAAGATCAGGAAGTACGATTTGATATTATTTCTGTTCTTCCCGACGAAAAAGGAAAACTCATTATAGAACATATTGAAGATGCTTTTGAAGCATTTGATGCAAATTAA
- a CDS encoding S66 peptidase family protein, translating to MKIFPKSLKKGDKIAIISPAGSVELTQLEKGIEMIKSKGFEPVLGENLYTKFSNGYNYAGTEEQRLKDMNWALNDSEISAVWASRGGYGCQHLIHGLNLKEFTKNPKWYIGYSDNTVIQSFLLKKGFVSIHGQTIKTSSFGVTEESYDFIFDILKGKKPKYSLESNQFNKKGNIEGELIGGNLALIYALLGTKYSFDFKDKILFIEDIGENFYALDRMMMSLELAGVFTKIKGLIVGGMTNMGDEKDNKQYEESFDEFANQLIADRISQYNFPVVFDFPNGHIKDNRPLIIGSQVKVKINDKVKVEF from the coding sequence ATGAAAATATTTCCAAAATCACTTAAGAAAGGCGATAAAATTGCCATCATTTCACCTGCAGGTTCAGTGGAACTCACTCAACTGGAAAAAGGAATTGAAATGATTAAATCTAAAGGTTTTGAACCTGTTTTAGGCGAAAATCTTTATACTAAATTTTCAAACGGATACAATTACGCCGGAACTGAGGAGCAAAGATTGAAAGATATGAATTGGGCTTTAAATGACAGTGAAATTTCTGCAGTTTGGGCTTCAAGAGGTGGTTATGGTTGTCAACATTTAATTCATGGTTTAAACTTAAAAGAATTTACCAAAAATCCGAAATGGTACATCGGTTATTCTGATAATACGGTTATACAAAGTTTTTTACTGAAAAAAGGTTTTGTTTCCATACACGGTCAAACCATTAAAACATCAAGCTTCGGAGTTACTGAAGAAAGCTATGATTTTATTTTTGATATTTTAAAAGGAAAAAAGCCAAAATACAGTTTAGAATCAAATCAATTTAATAAAAAAGGAAATATTGAAGGCGAATTGATCGGAGGGAATTTAGCGCTTATTTATGCGCTTTTAGGAACCAAATATTCTTTTGATTTTAAAGATAAAATATTATTCATCGAAGATATTGGCGAAAATTTTTATGCGCTCGACAGAATGATGATGAGTCTTGAATTGGCTGGAGTTTTTACAAAAATAAAAGGTTTAATTGTTGGTGGAATGACCAATATGGGTGACGAAAAAGACAACAAACAATACGAAGAAAGCTTTGATGAATTTGCAAACCAGCTTATTGCCGATAGAATCTCTCAGTATAATTTCCCGGTTGTTTTTGATTTTCCAAATGGACACATTAAGGATAATCGACCGTTGATTATTGGAAGCCAGGTTAAGGTAAAGATTAATGATAAGGTAAAGGTTGAGTTTTAA
- a CDS encoding LysE family translocator translates to MFELILSAIGLGFMLSLVFIGPIFFLLIETSFTRGPKHALALDFGVITADLLCIVAAYYASADIVNLIDKHPGFYRITSILILTYGIIMMVTKTKMHLPGEEKIISQNYFKTFLNGFLLNLLNVGVILFWLVTVIGVRNQYPDTETLILYLAIVIATYLLIDFAKIFLAKQFHYKLTQKLANNIRKGVGVVLIIFSFFIFLQSFKMFNQFDKQLEEAEKKELKYKK, encoded by the coding sequence ATGTTTGAACTTATATTGTCGGCCATTGGTCTTGGTTTTATGTTGAGCCTGGTTTTCATTGGTCCTATTTTTTTCCTTTTGATTGAAACCAGTTTCACAAGAGGTCCTAAACATGCTTTAGCGCTAGACTTTGGTGTTATTACAGCAGATTTACTATGTATCGTTGCAGCCTATTATGCAAGTGCAGATATTGTTAATTTAATTGATAAACATCCCGGTTTTTACAGAATTACCTCCATCCTTATTCTTACTTACGGAATCATCATGATGGTGACAAAAACTAAAATGCATTTACCTGGAGAAGAAAAAATAATCAGCCAGAATTATTTTAAAACATTCCTCAACGGATTTCTTTTAAATCTTCTGAATGTCGGAGTTATTCTTTTTTGGTTAGTAACGGTAATTGGAGTTCGAAATCAATATCCTGATACAGAAACATTGATTCTTTACTTGGCAATTGTAATCGCAACTTATCTTTTAATTGATTTTGCTAAAATTTTTCTTGCAAAACAATTCCATTATAAACTGACTCAAAAACTGGCAAACAACATTAGAAAAGGGGTGGGAGTTGTGCTGATTATTTTCAGTTTTTTCATTTTCCTTCAAAGCTTTAAAATGTTTAATCAGTTTGATAAGCAGCTGGAAGAAGCCGAAAAAAAGGAATTAAAATATAAAAAATAA
- the rnr gene encoding ribonuclease R → MAKKKKYISQKNDHKLMEIGRLIMRFMNQNQTKVYNYKQISDGIDHKNPRQREMVIQALHKLLSSQRIKETDKGKYSINLNIEGTLTGIIDFNQSGNAYVAVENLKDDIFIHSKNVKDALQGDKVLIVTYNFKGKKLEGSVLEVLERKRSEFVGTFQLVPHKEFGFVVCDKKTINTDIFIPKGKINGAENGNKVVVKMTEWKPGDKNPEGEILQVLGNPGDHETEIHSILAEYGLPYEFPEEVERDADKIDRRITDEEAAKRWDMRDVLTFTIDPKDAKDFDDALSMRKLENGNWEVGVHIADVSHYVVPGTILDDEAYERATSVYLVDRVVPMLPEVLSNDVCSLRPNEDKYTFSAVFELNDNAEIQKQWFGRTVIHSDRRFTYEEAQERIETKEGDLQEEINVLDRLAKIMRAGRIKNGAITFDRSEVRFNLDENNQPIGVYFKISKDSNHLIEEFMLLANKKVSEFVSLKSGRPNENTFIYRIHDDPDPAKLEALRDFVSTFGYKMDLANTKKVAESLNTLLKDVKGKGEENMIETLAMRSMSKAVYSTDPIGHYGLGFDYYSHFTSPIRRYPDLLAHRLLQHYLDGGKSPDRNELEEKAKHCSAMERLAADAERDSIKFMQVKFMEKHLGETFTGVISGVAEFGFWVEIPENGAEGLIKLRDLMDDSYTYDKATHAVYGSRTGNRYQLGDHVQIKVVKANLIQKQLDFKIVD, encoded by the coding sequence ATGGCAAAAAAGAAAAAATATATAAGTCAGAAAAATGATCATAAATTAATGGAAATCGGAAGGTTGATCATGAGATTTATGAATCAAAACCAAACTAAAGTATACAATTACAAACAAATCTCAGACGGAATAGATCATAAAAATCCGAGACAGCGTGAGATGGTGATTCAGGCTTTGCACAAGCTATTGTCAAGCCAAAGAATCAAAGAAACCGACAAAGGAAAATACAGCATCAATCTTAATATTGAAGGTACTTTAACCGGAATTATCGATTTTAACCAAAGCGGAAATGCTTATGTAGCGGTTGAAAACTTAAAAGATGATATTTTTATTCACTCAAAAAATGTGAAAGACGCTTTACAGGGCGATAAAGTTTTAATTGTTACCTACAATTTTAAAGGTAAAAAACTTGAAGGTTCTGTTTTAGAAGTTCTCGAAAGAAAAAGATCAGAATTCGTGGGGACTTTCCAATTGGTTCCTCATAAAGAATTTGGGTTTGTAGTTTGTGATAAAAAGACAATTAATACCGATATTTTTATTCCAAAAGGAAAAATAAACGGTGCTGAAAATGGCAATAAAGTCGTTGTAAAAATGACAGAATGGAAACCCGGAGATAAAAATCCTGAAGGAGAAATTTTACAGGTTTTAGGAAACCCGGGAGATCACGAAACAGAGATCCACTCTATTCTTGCAGAATACGGTTTACCGTACGAATTCCCTGAAGAAGTGGAGAGAGATGCCGATAAAATAGACCGCAGAATCACTGATGAAGAAGCTGCAAAACGTTGGGATATGCGTGATGTTTTAACATTTACGATTGACCCGAAAGATGCAAAAGATTTTGATGATGCATTGTCGATGCGCAAATTAGAAAATGGAAACTGGGAAGTCGGAGTTCATATTGCAGACGTTTCTCATTACGTGGTTCCGGGAACTATTTTGGATGATGAAGCGTACGAAAGAGCAACTTCTGTCTATTTGGTAGACCGCGTTGTGCCAATGCTTCCGGAAGTTTTGAGTAATGATGTTTGTTCGCTTCGTCCGAATGAAGATAAATATACTTTTTCTGCTGTTTTTGAGTTGAATGACAATGCAGAAATTCAGAAACAATGGTTTGGAAGAACGGTCATTCATTCAGACAGAAGATTCACTTATGAGGAAGCTCAGGAAAGAATAGAAACCAAAGAAGGCGATTTGCAGGAAGAAATCAATGTTTTAGACAGATTAGCTAAAATTATGCGTGCAGGTCGTATCAAAAACGGTGCGATTACTTTCGACAGAAGTGAGGTTAGATTCAATTTAGATGAAAATAATCAGCCGATTGGAGTTTACTTTAAAATCAGTAAAGATTCTAATCACCTGATAGAAGAATTTATGTTGTTGGCGAATAAAAAAGTTTCGGAATTTGTTTCGTTGAAAAGCGGAAGACCCAATGAAAACACATTTATTTACAGAATTCACGACGATCCGGATCCTGCAAAACTTGAAGCTTTAAGAGATTTCGTTTCTACTTTTGGATACAAAATGGATCTTGCCAATACCAAAAAAGTGGCAGAATCTTTAAATACTTTGTTGAAAGATGTAAAAGGAAAAGGCGAAGAAAATATGATCGAAACTTTGGCGATGCGAAGCATGAGTAAAGCCGTTTATTCTACAGATCCTATCGGTCACTACGGTTTAGGATTCGATTATTATTCGCACTTCACCTCTCCTATCCGTCGTTATCCGGATTTGCTTGCACATAGATTGTTGCAGCATTATTTGGATGGAGGAAAATCTCCCGACAGAAATGAATTGGAAGAAAAAGCAAAACACTGTAGCGCAATGGAACGTTTGGCAGCCGATGCAGAAAGAGATTCTATCAAATTTATGCAGGTGAAATTCATGGAAAAACATTTGGGAGAAACTTTCACAGGGGTAATTTCCGGAGTTGCAGAATTTGGTTTCTGGGTAGAAATTCCTGAAAACGGCGCGGAAGGTTTAATCAAACTTCGCGATTTGATGGATGATTCTTACACATATGATAAAGCAACACATGCTGTTTACGGATCTCGTACAGGAAACAGATATCAATTGGGAGATCATGTTCAGATTAAAGTGGTAAAAGCCAATTTAATTCAGAAACAGCTCGATTTTAAGATTGTTGATTAA
- the rpiB gene encoding ribose 5-phosphate isomerase B, with amino-acid sequence MKRKIAIAADHAGFEYKEYLKQQLQDEFEIQDFGTHSLESVDYPDFVHPAASSVENGDNELGILVCGSGQGVQLSANKHQGIRCALSWMPEIAALSKQHNNANMVALPARFVAKEYALEIVKTFLNTEFEGGRHQNRVDKIAFC; translated from the coding sequence ATGAAAAGAAAAATTGCTATTGCAGCAGATCATGCAGGTTTTGAATATAAAGAATATTTGAAACAGCAGTTACAAGACGAATTTGAAATTCAGGATTTTGGAACTCATTCTCTTGAAAGTGTAGATTACCCTGATTTTGTACATCCAGCAGCTTCTTCTGTTGAAAATGGAGACAATGAATTAGGAATTTTAGTTTGTGGAAGTGGACAAGGCGTACAGCTTTCTGCTAATAAACACCAAGGAATTCGTTGCGCACTTTCGTGGATGCCGGAAATTGCGGCTTTATCTAAACAACACAATAATGCCAATATGGTTGCATTACCTGCAAGATTCGTGGCTAAAGAATATGCTTTGGAAATTGTAAAAACTTTTTTGAATACAGAATTTGAAGGAGGAAGACACCAAAACAGAGTAGACAAAATTGCATTCTGCTAA